ctttatgtattttaaaggaGAAGCAGAATATCATACTGTTCTTTTAAACCTCTGTCATTGCGCCATTCAAAATGGGATTCCGTGCATGTACATGGACAAGAatacaaatacataaatatgcagttaggaaaaatttcttcactgaacgGGTTGTCAAGCATGgaagcaggctgcccagggaagtgatggaatccccatccctgaaggtattCAGAagatgtggcactttgggaCATGGTTTAGGGATGAACATGGTAGTGCTGGGAtaatggttggatttgatgatcttagaggtcttttccaacctaagacattctatgattctatagcTATATGGACACATTTTGCTCTGATGTGAAAGTTTGGTAGCTTTCATCCATGAGTTACCTAATTACCAAAATAAGTCATCTAATTATCAAATGTGTTTACATACTGGAATCTGCCTAGACTAAAGGCTTCTTCCTGTCTATGTCTTACTTACAAACACCGATTAAACTGTGTTCTGACTTCGAAAACACAACCACATGCAAGTTATACGTACCATGTCCAGCATTCCCACGAATTCATCCACCCTGGTCAGTAAGTCTTCTAGACTCTTGTCTAAGCTTTCTATCTGCAAAACAGAGGTCACTTGAAGTACTTGAaaacacacgcacacacaaaaccccagcCAGTCTCACAAACAAGACCACCGAGTATGGACACCGGTCAGACTACAGCCAGCCTCCCAGGAATCCCacggcttttccctctctcgGCTTCGTTCAGCGCAAGGGACGCGACCCCCGGTACGTCCTGTCCTGCACAGCGCCAGACCAGGAGCGTCCAGCTCCAGAGGGCTGCGCTCCCACGACAGCCCTTCCCGGCGCCGGGCCCGCCGCATGCCCCTGTGCCCGGGAGCTGTGCCCGGGAGCTGTGCCCGGGCGCTGCACAGGAGCCCCCggagcggcccggcccggcccctcgCCCACCTGCTCGCTGAAGAGGCTGCGGTCGGCGAGCAGGTACGCGGAGtaggcggcggcggtggcgctGAGCGACGCCTCCGAGACGTCCTCGTCCTCCGCCTCCCCGAGGCCGGAGGCTCTGCTCTGACTCTGAGACACGTTCCCGCTGTCCGCGCCGGGGCAGGCGTCCGGCAGCTCGGCTCCAGCGGGCTCGCCCGCGCCGGCGGCCGCCGCCATCCCACCGCCCGCTCCCGCCGGGCCGCACCGCCCCTCACATGACCGGGCGGGCCGGCGCAGCCGCGCtcccggcgggcggggcgggatCGGCCCGGCCCCTGCGGCCCGGCCTGGGAGCGGGCGGAGCGCACGCATCGCCGGTCCCCAGGCTTCAGGGAAGCGCTGCCGGCTGGAGGAAGCTCAGGCTCCGCCGTCCCCGCCGCTCGGTGGGACAGGAACGCTGCTCCGTCTGCGGGAGCGTTTGTGGAGGATGTGCCCTCTACCGAGGGCTGGCGTGCCgctgctccctcagccacaCACCCTTAAAGCCCCGTTCGGTAATTTAATCCCATAGCCGAAGGGGCCCCGGTGTGTGAAACCCGAGCGGCTGAACCGCGTTTCCAGGCAGATTGCTCCGGTTACGGCCTGAGTTGGGAAGGGAGGTCACTGTGAGAGGACACTGTAACACAGCTTCACTTATCGTTATGGGGCACTCAAAACAGCAGCtgggttgtgtgtgtgtgagtgtgtgtgttttccctAAAACGGCGTTGCACAATATGTTTGCAAGCCTTAAAAGTTATTGCACTAGGTGTTGGATCCAAAGCCAACACATCAACAGTTGGCTGTTCTCAGTTTGTAATTTGTACGTGTGTGTGAAACAACTTACGCTTCCTCCCTGCTGCGACGAACGGGGTGGAAAAGCTTGGACAGAGTGTAGTAGCACGCTTTCTATGGGCACTGACAGCCAGAGGCTCCGGGGAAAGGTGTGCAGTGGCAGGCAGAGGTATGCCCCTGGCTTTTTTCCAAGGAGCCAGAATTACCCCTCAAAGCCCTGAGGTCTGCAGCAGGCCATGCTATGAGGAGGGTAGGAAGATAGTTGGTTCCAGTGGAAATCAGAATAACAGCAGCCTTTAGTAAAAGCAACACTCAGAAAAAACACTATGGAAAGAAACTCGGTATCACTGAGCTTAAAGAAAGTGATCGAAGTCTGTACTGGTACAGAGAAAAGCAGGGCAGGAACATGGTTACATAGTTGAAGAGCCACCCAAACCGGATACCTTGTTGTCACAGGAAAGGGAGATACTTCCACAAAAAATGCTtgcagcacagggaaaaaaatatagagtAGAAGTAAGACAGTGCACATTTTATTGCAGACAGGTCACATTTTCATCAGTTAACTAAGGTAAAACGAGTAACTTCAGCCAGACAAATCCACTTATTCATAAAAGTAGTCTTATTTAAGGTGTAACAAATTTTTCCTGATAAGATGGTCTGATTGCCTGAAGCATATCCAGctattcattttttttactgCACCAATAATCaggttcttttttaaaaatgaaaacctttGGTAAAGTACAAACACAGTTTTAAGATGAACAGGATCAATGTTCTATTCTTACTGTGCTGGGAAAACTAAGTACAGCTCTATAGCTGCTTCGATACCTAGTAAAGTTTTAGTTAGAGTAAgtgaaaggattttaaaataaactcttAAAGCAAAtctaaaagaaataaactaaGTTCAATGTCCCAAAGATATTTAACTATGAGCAGAAGACTGGTTGTTCCACAGGTATTCTAAATTAGCGACAATGAATTAGTCCACACATCCTTTTTCCAGCCATTACAGATTCCAAAACAGAATGCAATTTTTCCAAACCAAGACTCCTGAATTTTCatattcataaaatatttaagaaatgtcTATTCCACCAtataaaaaaagctttaatgtactacaaagttaaaaacaaagagcaaaTGACACAAGctaaaagtagaaaaatacattttaaaacatttatattttgttCCTTACACTGATCAAGatataacaaaatattttagattaGACCACTTTCATAAAACTCATGGCATTTCCAGAAGCAGACAGGTACTGACTCAACAGTCACTGGTCACTCACTAGCCAGCTGGCCACCCAGCAAAGGTATCTGAGCTTCCCAAACATCCAGTATATTTTAACTTTCTAGAAGTCCTGTGTAGAGATTAAGCTTTATTACTAGAGGAGTCCAAAAATAACAGAACCATTCTAAGTTAGGCTTGAGAGTCAGTCAGCACCCCTCCACTCTGCAGGGCAATCTTTTGTCAAGGAAAGACCTTGTGGATTCAGGGTGCCCCAAAGGTACAGCAAGGACCTGTGTCAGCTCTGAGACTTGCACGCCTAAAAACTCACACGAACCatgattttgaaaaaacagagatgatggggggagggaaaaaaaccacaaacataAAAAGGAGGTATTATCTAATAAATATGGTGAGAGAGAACAAGAACGCAGCGCGCTGCCCCCGCCGGCCGGCAGGTGGCGCCCACGGCCCGGCAGCCACGGCCTCGTCCCGCACCGCCCCTCGGGCCGCGGGAAGAACGCGGATTTACATGGATATGGATTTAGGTATCTAcagtttcctttggaaaatacaTCTGCAGCATCTCCCGAACGCTGTAACCACCAGAATAGGAAACGGCTGCTTTCACAGAGCTTGTCTGGATTAGACAACGCTGAGAATACGGTGTAAACAAGTCGGCGGAAGGGCTGTGTGTAACAGCAGAAGACGGGATGGCTATTAAGAAGCACTCTCTCCTTAGCTGGTATTAGAAGAAAACCAGGTTCCACTTCAAATAGACATGTCTGTTACTATTAAAATCTAATTCATATACATGCATGTATAAATACATCTACCCATGCTTTCAACCCCGAGTATGTAACACTGCCATGGGTAGCCTGTAAGACTGCTTAGGTTTACACCAACTAAAACAAACTTCGGGGCTGGGACATAAACCAGGTTTTGCACTCTGGCTTTCTCCTGACAGATTTGGCAGTGCATGACAGTTTTATGCCTAACTCCAGATGCCACGTTTCCTAGAAAGCAACAATTTTCTGCACCCGTGAGGTCTATGAGAATATCAGCTCCGTTTTGTGCACATGTTGCACGAGTCGATTGTCCTAATTGGCACTTAAGACTGTAAGGAGAATTGCAGAAATTGCTACTAAAGTGTAATGACTGTTCCGTCCTCCTCAATACCTCCTCTGGGGATAACCAGACTGTGGCGGGGATCAGTTTTTAAGGAACTGAGTAATTTGTGGATGTTGCCGTTGCTTTCTcggccagagttgttgttgagCACCAGGTCCCTTTGAAGTCTGTGGCTAAGGCTGCTGCCATTGATTCGAGAGAGGCTACTGGAAGTAAGGCTGTGCAGTTTAGGAATGTGTTGTGGCTCCAGACCACCCTCGATGACAATGTCAGCCTCTTCATCACTCTCCATTTCATCAGGGTGGAAGTTCTGCAGCACGTGGGATGTAGGCAAGCTATGGTGACTCGCAGTGCTGTCTGTAGACTGGCCAGAGCTACCAGACATCCTGCTGCTCCGAATAATATTGTTCCTCTGGTTTGCTGGCTTGACTGTGATAATGAGATTATGGCTGTTGGCAATCATCATGTCTGTGACTTGGTCAAGAGTCTTTCCTGCTACTTCAATGCCATTAACTTCCAGAACTTCGTCATTCACAGCCAGCAAGCCTGTGCTCTCTGCCAAGCCACCAGGAACCATACGGGAGATGAAGATACCGGGTACTTTCTCCAGCCCATGAGGAGTAACCCTTACGCTGGTGCCATCGCGAATGTAAAATCCCAAGGGTTTCTCACACCCGTGTCGGTACAGCCTCACTCTCCTGTGTGTTTCAGGAAGAATGTCCACATCGATTATGGAAGACACTGGTCTAAAATCATGAGGCATGCTAATGTTGATGTGGGGACGCCGGCGGAGGTTGTCATTGCGGAGCGTCACCAGAGCTTTCTTCTTCCTCGACAGCGTATTGGTCCCGAAATTGCTGTAGTCCACTtcatctgaaagagaaaaagtacTAATGTATCAATCAAACAGAATAATTCAGTCTGCAGGGCATTTTCCTCCTCAAACTCGTTCAGTGAAGGCATATGTAATATGGAAataataatatgaaaaaaataatactaatatgggaaaaaatcaaattaattattCAATTTACTCTAATCTTTGTTTCACTTTACGTCCATCAGCACAACACTCAGAATGAATTGATTGTTTACAATGACTCCCCATACTTCTTCCATGTTTTGGAGAACAGAGACCTCTGATTCTTAACTCCTGTTGTCAGCTGTACAGAAGGCAATTACTTGCCTGATATACTGTCTTGGACGCAAGACTGTATTTTCAGGATTGGATTGTAATTTTACACATACATCTCAAGTGGGCAAGGcgcatatatatacacattccTAGCCTAAAAGTCTGAATTGGGGAGTATTTTAATACCCAATACACAGCCTTAACCTTAGGTACAAAACATGAAAGCAAGAGTGCAAGAGAGTAGTTGGATATGTTTTCAGCCTCGGCTTTTCTAGTAAGGAATTTTTGTTAATATGCATCTCTTCATACATCACTCTTCTCTTTGCAATATTTTACttaatttcagctgaaattgaCAGCAATAAAACGTTCTAAAAGTGCCAGGTAACAAAAGGTACTGCATAAGCAAGCAGCCTGGCAGAAAGAgaagcagggagaagaaaactCCTCTGCTTAGTCTGTATGCTAAGGATCACAGAATGGACATGgattcacacacacactcctgcCTTTGAGAGCAAGATTCACAGGAAAATGCCTTTCTTGGGCCTGCAGCTTAAGGaattgtttaaatatttcagtctctgtaGCAGTGTAAAGTGATCACCTTTAAAGCATCCAAGTAAACTAAGTTATTCCACATAAGAAGTTCATGCTGTGCTTTGCATAAAAAATACTTAAGTC
This genomic stretch from Corvus hawaiiensis isolate bCorHaw1 chromosome 30, bCorHaw1.pri.cur, whole genome shotgun sequence harbors:
- the PARD6G gene encoding partitioning defective 6 homolog gamma translates to MNRSFNKSQTLRYLECSAVEVKSKFGAEFRRFSLDRYKPGKFEDFYKLILHIHHIANLEVMIGYADVHGDLLPINNDDNFFKAVSSAHPLLRVFIQRQDEVDYSNFGTNTLSRKKKALVTLRNDNLRRRPHINISMPHDFRPVSSIIDVDILPETHRRVRLYRHGCEKPLGFYIRDGTSVRVTPHGLEKVPGIFISRMVPGGLAESTGLLAVNDEVLEVNGIEVAGKTLDQVTDMMIANSHNLIITVKPANQRNNIIRSSRMSGSSGQSTDSTASHHSLPTSHVLQNFHPDEMESDEEADIVIEGGLEPQHIPKLHSLTSSSLSRINGSSLSHRLQRDLVLNNNSGRESNGNIHKLLSSLKTDPRHSLVIPRGGIEEDGTVITL